One Oikeobacillus pervagus genomic window carries:
- a CDS encoding YiaA/YiaB family inner membrane protein has protein sequence MRHRRRNTPAFTVLAYFTFFAGVFLFSIGLYNADNLQLNEKGYYIAVMILVAVGAILTQKVARDNAEDDEIIAEQERKQKLSND, from the coding sequence ATGAGGCACAGACGGAGAAATACACCTGCATTTACAGTGTTGGCCTATTTCACATTTTTTGCAGGAGTCTTTTTATTTAGTATCGGTTTGTATAATGCAGACAATTTGCAGCTAAATGAAAAAGGTTATTATATTGCTGTGATGATCCTTGTAGCGGTAGGAGCCATTTTAACTCAGAAAGTAGCGAGAGATAACGCTGAGGACGATGAAATCATTGCTGAACAAGAGAGAAAACAGAAATTATCTAACGATTGA